In the Vanacampus margaritifer isolate UIUO_Vmar chromosome 9, RoL_Vmar_1.0, whole genome shotgun sequence genome, ataataataataatacatttcatttaaaaacaggacctttcagaacacccaaggtcagtTTACAAAGCatgaaaacacagcaaaagttgagctaaaacaataaaaatgaagctattggaaaagctgttttaaatatgtggattttgcacatttgaaaaacgcagtcctaagtgcacactataagtaaattgggttgtacatttatctgtgtgtttttactgtgctgtgaggtccaaatgctcctggtccggcccatctgtcaaaatttcaaacccattgtggcccgcaagtgaaaaagtttgcccacccctggtctagagtCAGACTAATTctaaaaactactttttttttcttcccggaAATGTCCAACATATTCGTGTCAATAGACTTATTCTTGTCAAATTTGAACAGATTTTCTTGTAAAGCTACAACTTGTTCTTGGAAAAATACAACATGTTCTCGAATAATTGTCATAATATTGCAATGCACAATATTAAgaaaaactgttgcaatttcctgacaaataagaaaatacttattttattacaatgtattcaaatattcaaatatattaacttgatttattctcataaaatgacaacttaatgtatgtattattataGTTTATCTCTATAAGCTATTCGTACAAAGCTTCTTTTAAAATGAtcagaaaatgttaaatttgacCTCATTAGTATTCGTCACGTAATGTAGCTATAAATCAACATCTTTACCTTGTGCTTGTTTCTTAGCTCTAACCAACAAGATCAAAAACCTTTCTTTTTGATTCAGACCAGGTAGGAAAAAGCTCATAGCCATGCAAAGTTTGGACGTCTTCATCTGGCTTCTGTCAACCATCTTGGGCTGGTTGTCCGGGGCCTGCTGTAGGTATGCCGACTTCTTCTTTCACTCTTTTTATTAGACACATCCAAATATGTGCGTCCTTGTTCATATCCAGAAAAGCTCCTGGCAACTGGATCTGGAAATGTGAGCCCCACAAGAAGACACTAGAGTATTGCACATAAATGTTGATACAGAGAGTATGGTAAGCAGGctctttttatttgtgtatatatcatatataacatttatataattatagGGGAATTTAATCTAAGTCAGAAGACATCCCACATTATTCTGAGGAGCATTGAAGCACATGTGTACATACGCAAACATTACCACAAAGACCCACACACATTTGAAGACTTGCTcaccaaaaaatacacacaattttttttttcatctatattATATTGAAATTATATATCATTAATGAGATTTACAGAAATGTATCACACAAATGTTTGACTGGAGTTGTTTTTGCTTGAATGCATATGGACATTATCACtttaaatgcacacacacaaacataccacatgtgcatacacacacacattaaaatcaTCTTTATTCCACCTGAGTCTTGCTGATTCTAACATGATTGCaacgcaacattttttttatgtgcttccggatttttttcatctttgcgCCGTATATGATCGGATTGAAAAGAGGATTGTACACAACGGTTTGTAGCGTCAGAACCAGTTGCACATTTTTTGGAAGCACAGACTCGTGTAGCCCTATGATAACGTCAAAGGCCATCAAACAGACGGTGGCCATTAATACAAGCAGGTGCGGTAAACACGTATCTACCACTTTTTTCCGGACTTCTCCATTGCTACGATAGGCCACCATGAATATCTTGAAGTACGTGAAAAAGATGAACAACACGATGACAGCCATGATCGATAGACCCATTGAAGTCCACACAGTGAGATAGGCTGGTAACCTGCAGTAAATCTTCACCATtatattattgcaaaaaaatccTCCAAATGACAAGCTGcagattttttgtttggacTGAATGACAACTTTTGCCGACATCAAACAGGCAGGCACAAACCAGGACAAAGCCAAGAAAACGCTGACTGTGGTCGTGCTCATGGTAGACGCATACTGCAGAGGCCTGCAGATAGACACGTATCTGTCATAAGACATAGCGAGCAACAACATGATGTCAGAAGCACCAAAActgtagaaaaagaaaagctggACCAAACAAGCAGAATAGGAAATTCTCTGCTGGTGAGACAAGATGTCCACCAAAAGTTTGGGGTAGATAACGGTGCTGAACAAAAGCGTGTTGAGAGACAACgctgcaatgaaaatgtacatgGGCTCATGAAGGTTCCTGTGAATCCAGATGAGACAAATAATGATGCAATTAGAACACAGAATGAGAACAAacagtagcaaaaaaaacatcaagtaAACATATCTGTACTTGTCCACGTCTATTAAGCCGCCAAGATTTAGCATCACTGTTCCGTTGCGGCCCATCATGACAAACACAAGACAAATGACGACACAAGTTAAACGGATCATCCACGCGTCCACCTTGATGCCGATGAAGTGTTCGTGAGCAGGAGATGCAGACACAGAAGTAAGAAGACATCCAGCTGATGACAGACGGCGATTGGTCGTCCTGTTGAGGAGGCGTTCTGCTCCTTCCCTCTGTGACCTCCAAATCCTCAGAAGGCTCAAGACCACTTTGAGCTTCTTCTTGTGGCCCCGAACTTTTGTTGTTGggtaatgaaaaatatataacgACATGAAATAACAAACATTACTAGGGctgggattaaaaaaatggaataatcaatatcaaatcaatGTTCTTTTTTGAGCCTGAcctcaattcataaaaccatgaatctattattttaatatctatattttcccataaattcatcaGAAAATAGCATTTTCAAGGCCTGTTTTGTatcttacagtttttttttttatttgctgttcacatgaatttcaaagtattttcttacatttatgactcattgcattttttaaaatttatatttacaattataattacaattataaaaatattgtcatctcatccttgctgacgTCAGGTgtttaaaaaggtcatgttcaagctttttctacatcacgcATGCTCtgccaatgcccagatgagtacaaagagtacaaagagccc is a window encoding:
- the LOC144057968 gene encoding olfactory receptor 6N2-like codes for the protein MIRLTCVVICLVFVMMGRNGTVMLNLGGLIDVDKYRYVYLMFFLLLFVLILCSNCIIICLIWIHRNLHEPMYIFIAALSLNTLLFSTVIYPKLLVDILSHQQRISYSACLVQLFFFYSFGASDIMLLLAMSYDRYVSICRPLQYASTMSTTTVSVFLALSWFVPACLMSAKVVIQSKQKICSLSFGGFFCNNIMVKIYCRLPAYLTVWTSMGLSIMAVIVLFIFFTYFKIFMVAYRSNGEVRKKVVDTCLPHLLVLMATVCLMAFDVIIGLHESVLPKNVQLVLTLQTVVYNPLFNPIIYGAKMKKIRKHIKKMLRCNHVRISKTQVE